GCGTAGTTGCTAGGCTTAGCGTTGAGGAATTAGAGACTGGGAAGTATGATTTAGTGGGATTTGATGGCGTTAGGAGTTTAGCAGAGGTTGAAGAATTTAGGAGGCTTTTAGGTAATAATATTTACATAGTTGCGATTCACTCTCCACCAAAATTAAGATATAAGAGGATGATGGAGAGGATGAGAGCTGATGATTCTAAGGAGTTATCGGATTTAATAAGAAGAGATAAAGATGAATTAAGTTTTGGAATAGGGAATGTTATTGCCATGGCTGATTATGTGATAGTTAATGACTCAACTTACGAGGAATTTAAGAGGAAGTCTAATGAAATAATTGATAGAGTGTTAAGAGATGGTTAAAATAGTAGTTACAGCTGAAGTAAGGCCGTCAGAGGATTTAAATAAAGTTGTATCTGCTATTTCTAATTTCTTTGAATTTAAGAAAATGGATATTAAAAAGGAGGGCATTGTACAAATTTTAGTTTTAGAGTCGTCTAGTCTTAAGAGCTTAATTAAACTTCATAGGGTTCTCAGAAGTGAGAGAATTTTAGATTCTGCCAGAAAATATCTATTAAAGGGAACTGAGGGAAATACGATAAGCTTTATGATACATAAGCAAGCAGCTGCAGTAGGTGTTTTAAGTTTTGTGGATAGTGATAAGGAGTCCCCTTTAGGAGCTATCAAATTTTATATAGAATATTCAGATCCTAAAGCAATTATAGATTGGTTAGCTCCTAAGACTGCACGCGGTGTACCTTTATGGGAAAATCCTATACCACCCGATGATAAATAGAAAAGTCTATACATATTTCAATTAATTATTTAACATTTTAATCTTTGTTTTATTATAATGGTTATTTAATTTAAATATTTTTAAAACAATATATTCGAATACTAAATAAGTTGGACTATTCGTTACTTGAGTACAATATACGATAAATCCTCAGGCAGAATAGTATTATTATATATCTTTCTAGCCTCTTTTAAGAACATGGATACATCTTCATATCTTGAACTTATATGGGTTAAGGCTAGTAATTTGACTGATGCTTCTAAGGCTACTTTAGCAGCGTCACTCGCATTGGAATGTCCGTATGTATAGGCTGATGGCTCTTTAAGGAATGTTGAATCGTGAATTAGTAAATCAACTCCTTTTACTGAATCTATAACGCTTTGACAAGGACTTGTATCTCCAGTATAAGCTACTTTTATACCCTTTTTTACTATTAAATAGTCCTCTGGATGTAATATTCTTCCATCTACTTCTACGCTCTTCCCTTCCTTTAATTTCCTTACTATTCTCCAATCCTTTATGCCTTCTTCCTTTAGTTTCTTATCGTCTATTTTAACTCTGTCTTTTTCTGAAATTATGAATCCTTGTGATTCTACTGTATGGCAAGTTTTAAATGTAGATATTTTAATTTCATCATCTTCATAACTATTTATAAACTCTATTTTAAATTGGGGGTAAAATTTAGAATATTCAAATGAAGTGAATAAGAAATCTTTTAGGTTCTTAGGTCCTATTATATATAAAGTTTC
The genomic region above belongs to Saccharolobus caldissimus and contains:
- a CDS encoding AAA family ATPase, giving the protein MSYKVVTIKVILITGMPGSGKSEFSKLLKERGAKIIVMSEVVKKRYLVEGKPGERLMDFAKRLREIYGDGVVARLSVEELETGKYDLVGFDGVRSLAEVEEFRRLLGNNIYIVAIHSPPKLRYKRMMERMRADDSKELSDLIRRDKDELSFGIGNVIAMADYVIVNDSTYEEFKRKSNEIIDRVLRDG
- a CDS encoding RNA-binding domain-containing protein, encoding MVKIVVTAEVRPSEDLNKVVSAISNFFEFKKMDIKKEGIVQILVLESSSLKSLIKLHRVLRSERILDSARKYLLKGTEGNTISFMIHKQAAAVGVLSFVDSDKESPLGAIKFYIEYSDPKAIIDWLAPKTARGVPLWENPIPPDDK
- the rnz gene encoding ribonuclease Z → MIEVFFLGTGGGAPSKKRRLPAFLIRKQGLSVLLDCGEGTQYTLMQYRLGINSLKIIGISHMHGDHVFGLLGLIASMGLLDRKETLYIIGPKNLKDFLFTSFEYSKFYPQFKIEFINSYEDDEIKISTFKTCHTVESQGFIISEKDRVKIDDKKLKEEGIKDWRIVRKLKEGKSVEVDGRILHPEDYLIVKKGIKVAYTGDTSPCQSVIDSVKGVDLLIHDSTFLKEPSAYTYGHSNASDAAKVALEASVKLLALTHISSRYEDVSMFLKEARKIYNNTILPEDLSYIVLK